The stretch of DNA ttgggaccctgcacccatgtgggagacctggaagaaagtcctggttcctggctttggatcggcacagcaccagccattgtgctcacttggcgagtgaatatTCGGACagaagagatttctctctgtctctcctcctctctatatgtatatgactttgcaataaaaataaatcaatctttaagaaCATGCTCTCTCAAAAGTTTAAGAATTACATCAAGGAGAGTGTATGGGAAGATGTGAAAGAAGTATCATTCTGTTCTTAAAACTATGTATATCAGCTACAGAAAttttttacatattaaaataagtaaataactatAAAAGTAACCAGATAACCAGTGAATATGAAAGTGCTaacaaaatatatatagaaaCAGCTTGATTGGTTGCAGGTTGACATTTCCTTGTATGTATGTTTCTGCATGACTGACTGAGACTTAGCTGCTGGGAACTGATTGTATGAGCAGCAGAGTCTCACCATGCAAAGGGACTTGAAGACAGTggtggagaaatggaattaaagtatgAGTTTGCGGGGCCTAGCGCGAGAGCATAAGGGCTGAAGTCTCACtttgtatgtaccaggatcccatatgggcgctcggTTAGTtcgtttgttctttctttctttttttggtaatttatttatttttattagaaaagctgatatgcagagaggaggagagacagacaggaagattttctgtctgatgattcactccccaggtggccacaatggccagagctgagttgatccaaagccaggagccaggagcctcttccaggactcccatgcaggtgcagggtcccaaggctttcggccgtcctccactgcttttccaggccacaagcagggagctggagggggggCCACCAgtactagaaccggtgcccatctgggatcccggcgcattcaaggtaaggactttagccgctaggccaccgtaccaAGACCAGGAGTTCTTCCTCCATGCCTCTCCTGTCCatgtatttgactttctaataagaaaaagacctttacattaaaaaataatagttaCGAATGAGGCTGCAGTTTGTTTCCCTAataactttgttgttttttttttttttaagatttatttattttatcacaaagtcagatatacagagaggaggagagacagagaggaagatcttccatctgatgattcactccccaacggagccgcaacggccagtatgcgccgatccaaagccaggagccaggaacctcttctggttttcccacgctggtgcagggtcccaaggctttgggctgtcctccactgctttcccaggccacaggcagggagctggatgggaagtggagctgctgggattagaaccggcgcccatatgggatcccggcgcattcaaggcgaggactttaccgctaggccacactgccgggccctccctaaTAACTTTGTAGTTCACTATATAGGAATTAAAATtaagacagaaagcagaaaatattttattatttaaaatctcAAAAGTAATTATTATAAACATTTATGATACGTGTATTTAATTCCAGCATGATGTGTAGGAAATAATGTACTCACTTAtgcaagtttaaaaatattttaaaatatttcaaacatttcaaTTTTCCAAGTTTGAATAAGAAAATTGCAATTCAATAaatgtggagagcgggactacaccccaagatggcgcttgctATTGCTTCCTTACAGCACGATTGCAGTAAACACGTTTAAGGAAGTTGCGGAAGATTGGTTctaggtctcatgcagtctgcatggtggcGCGTGTGATCAGaactgtgattggtgtgtttgatgcgtggccaggCAATCTTAGAAGGATTGGCTGTTGTAAGGGATTTAAGCTGAACTTGAGGGGGAACAAAGAAGAAGAACCAAGGAGGAAGTCAGTGAAGATGCTGTGGTTATTGCCTTCCTGTTTTATACTGGGATTTCTTGTTCTATGTTATGTACTCACTTTGTTCTTCAGTAAATCCTCTTGAGAGCAAACACccgtgtcggagcttcactcgcagGACGAGGGACACCGACAAGTAATATTGCTTTATAAGcttttttaaatatcaaaaatatttgAGCATCTTTATGAATATATcaaaatgtttaaacatttttttagtaCAATTTAAAGAATTCTACAGGGcttagcatggtagcctagttgctaaatcttTGCCCTGCAACTAACAGCTGGgatccctgctccacttctcttcctgccacctgcttctgcctggggaatcagtggagaatggctcaaagccttgggaccctgcatccgtgtgggagacccggagaggctcctggctcctggcttcggatgattCGACTCTGACtattcacttgggaagtgaagcagcaaatggaagatttcctctctgtctttccttctctgtaaatctgacttggcagtaaaaataaaatctttaaaataaatttttaaaaatcccttcaaAAATTACTCAGTTTTCTTATTCTGACCACTATTAATCATGTGTCTTCTTTATCTCATCTACCATGCTCTTCATGTCATATGTTTATGTCTGCAAGTTGCACAGTGAACTCATTTCAGAATCGTTAAACAATCAGTGACAGAATAAGAAGAAATATTCTATTGTACTTTTGGCATTACAAACTGAATACAGGACaaaatcttcattttgtttttaccttataTTGTCATATAGATTGCGATGTAGACTGCATGCATAGAAGATGCCAATTAAATATGATCGGGAGGGTGcagtctcagtgtgtgtgtgagccggAGCTGAGGGGAAGTGTGCCGTTATAGGTGCTGGTGTCATTTGAAGACGTGGCTGTGGACTTCACCCAGGAGGAATGGCGGCACATGGACAGTGCCCAGAGGACCctgtacagggaggtgatgcttgagacctatcgCAATCTGCTGTCCGTGGGTGAGTGAACATCTGTCATGCCCAAGCAGACTGCCTTCTTAGTTGACGAAAGAAAGACCGGTTTATAAAGTTTAGAGCCTGGTAATTCCAATGTTTGAGTCTATAAAGAATGTATCTGCCCTCCAGTAAATCATTCGTGTTAGCCCTTTTGTGGCACAGATCCCGGAACCCAGCTTTTCTGCTGTGTGTATGTCCCCCGGGTAGTGATTTCACAAGCATCTAGCATAATTTCCCATTCACAGGGTGTGAAATGACCGCGCCTactgtgatcttcaagttggagcaaggagAAATGCTATGGCCAGTGGAAAAATCTGGACACTGTCAGCTTTCAGGTAAGTGAGCACACGCTGGGCAGCAGGTTGGCCGAAAGGTGGCTCAGGAAATGGTGATAGAATTCTAGTTcaatgttttttctgttttttaagtttcatcCGTAAGGACAGCTGATGTCATGCATCAGACACAGGCGTTCTACAGTCTCCAAGAatcatatgtgtatatttatgtacatgtgtgtttgtatgttccagtttttctcctctTAGGTCATATTGTGTCAGATTTCTGTACTCTTAGAGGATATTTTCTCAGATTTATGCCAACTATTAAAGCACTCTCTGATTACAATGGTTATTTCCTAGGGTAGATGTATTCCGGAATTTCTCATTTGTTCCTCAGCCTACATTCACACGTTTTTCCTTCAGATTATTTTTCCAATGATTGATTATTTCAGTGCTTGTGAATGGCCAGCAGAGAGGCACTGTCTTATTTTACCTGAGGTGTTAGAATTATATTTCTCTATTTGGTAGATACAGTCCATGCAGTTGCATATGTTTGAGAGCTAGTAAATGATTGATTGGTCATTATggatcattttgttatttttctgcatCTCTGTCACGTGAAGTAGCAAATAAAGGAAATGATGAGCTTTTCAAGCACTCACAAAGTTAGCCAGCAGAGGgttctgtgtatctctctgtctctcattctttgtctctcttgaaCAGTGGAATACACAATAAATTGAACGTTGTTTGGGAGAAAGCCTCTGTTGAATGACATTAGAACTCTCATGGTGCTAAGTGAGCCATGGAAATATAAGTGAGCTAGAAGTATGGAAATGGGTGGTCATATGCTTACCCAGGGAATTAGCAGATTGTGGCTCCCAAAGCCGATTTAacctgggaccagcactgtggcatcataggctaagcctctgcctgcagtgtcagtctGGTATGTAGATTCTGATTCATGCTTTTTTTAACTTGTTatgattattgttattttattatgatgatgtttacataattaattaatgTACGAtgggtcaagggctgcaggaaagtgggtaagaccattgtttccactttatctttttttctacctgtgtctggggtaagggggagataaagggagaagtcctaCTCAGCTGCTGACCATCCCAAAGTCCCCATGTGGGGGATACTGCAAGGGCACTGCttgtgtggttttgatagttcagcaattctgaattgctgccaatctccccattccaagcacaatgaaatctctccaaaattcacttgctgacatagtccaccttagtagAGTCTCTGTTTTcgcagattttcactgccagcacgtggctggagtagttgatcgaTGACTCATGATTGCATAGGAGGGATGTTTGTACTTAGAGTCgcctttttcttttcccaaagatgtatttatttgaatggtggtgctccagagaggacagagaaagcgATCTTCCTTTTTCTGGCACACTCTTCAGATGTTCACAGTGGCTCGGGCCATGCTAGAGGCGAGCCCGAGGACCTAAATGACAGCTGGTTTTCCTGATAGCTGGCAAGTagtttggccatcttccactgctttctctgatAAATGAGTAAGGAGCGGATTTGAAATACGTCAAATCAGTATTGAAATACAGGTTACCAGTATTACAAGCAGTTTTTTAGTGTACTGTGACAATTACCGCATCTATTTAAAATCTAATTGTAAAACAAGGACTAGCCCCAAGAAAACT from Ochotona princeps isolate mOchPri1 chromosome 33, mOchPri1.hap1, whole genome shotgun sequence encodes:
- the LOC118760656 gene encoding putative zinc finger protein 487; translation: MSPKPESMNTPSVLVSFEDVAVDFTQEEWRHMDSAQRTLYREVMLETYRNLLSVGCEMTAPTVIFKLEQGEMLWPVEKSGHCQLSDSHRKDELLGDNQESQETNFRQVAITKTIYCSQKC